In Cherax quadricarinatus isolate ZL_2023a unplaced genomic scaffold, ASM3850222v1 Contig3278, whole genome shotgun sequence, the genomic window GCGACTATAATGCCTAACTATTATCACTGCCAAAGAGCAACTAGTGGCGACTTCTTCATTTACAGTCACAGAAATAAACACATGAACACTACCTCTCAACCCATGTAAGAATAATATCTGTTTTATGAATAACTAAAGCATGATGAACACTTTAGTAGTTCGTCTCACTCACCCAGTCCTTGACATGTTCTACTTTCACTTGAgtgtctgctgaagaggatcccaggaggaggtcgaaatatacagatcagtcagtcttctgagtttgtctccatgtgggctaTTACCGACCATTTGTTTTATATTTACAGACGTATATGCAGGAAGGCTGACAGCTCTGGCAGCTTAAGAAATTAACATTCAGTGAGGTTGGTGAACcagatgtatgtatgtgtgtgggggggggatggttcTCAGATTTGTCAAATAAGGAGTGTGGTTAACCTGGTTCTGGTGGGCATATGGTTGTGGCATCATTCTAAGTCTGGGATGTGGAATAATCGGATAGCCTCAAGAGCTCTCAAGAGCCCACTATAGAGCTCCAGAAGGACCAGCCTAAGAGCTCATGAAAGCCTCATCAAAGTACTACTGAAAGTTCCTCCAAAGAGCGGAAGAACCCTTGAAAATTTTGCCCTAGAACCGGACTACGATGCTACGATGTACAGGCTGATATCAGAAACAACCTGATTGGCCATGTAACAAAGAAAAAAGCCTATCCTCACGCAGGGCTACAAGGATAGGAGAACCCTCGAAGCAAGATAGGTATATCTTACAGATTTATTCATCcaaaaacatttatgaaggaCCTGCTAAAGTTTGCATGAATGCTCCCCTGAGAAACTACTGCAGGACTAACCAAAGAGCTCTTGGAGGTTACAATGAAAAGCTCCTAAAAATCCTGCAGAAGAGCTCTTGGAGGTTACAATGAAGAGCTCTTGGAAATTCTTCCGAAGAGCTTTTGATGCTGTGCGAtgagctggtgttcccaccaccTACTGTCCGACACGGCTTCGTAATCTCACACTTTCCTGCAGATACGCAGGAGACTGTGAGGAAACACCCTCAGACAAGCCACTGGCTGCATCTTTGAGTACTCCGTTAGCCGTACCGTTAGCAACTCTTTGGTGTAGCCCGTTGGCGATACCGTTGGGGACAAGGTTAGGTAATCTCTTGGCCACATCATCTGTAACACTCTCCTGTGTGCTGTTGTGGATGCTGCCGGACGCTGTCTTCAGCTCGCCATTTAGAATTCCATTCGGCACCGGTGCTCCAATATAGCAGATATTTGGAAGGCCATCACCCTGAGGAAAATATTTAATAAACATTATGAGAAAACTAATCAATACCCCTATAAATAAAGCTAAATCTCATTATCATCATTAACTTTCTTATGATTATTTTTATGGAAAAACGCTACAAGTACGTGTACCtgccatacaacacctgggaaattcgaagaatgggagataatcaggtctGACCCTAGGAATgagaatgtagtagtagtagtagttgtagtagtagtagtagttgtagtagtagtagtagtagtagtagtagtagtaaataataataataataataataataataataataataataataataataataataataaagaatgtagtagtagtaggaataatAATAAAGTGCAGTAGAATACAAGAGAAATGAAGGAACTGAATGAGCCTTGTTATTTAAGTCTTGTTTCCTGTAGAAGGAGAAGACaaggaaaaaaataatgaattgcATGTACCTTGTCCTTAGAGCTTCGTTTTCTGTAGGCCTTGATGTAGAAGTCAGCAAAGAGGACGAAGAACATCACTGCGTATCCACAGAGCCAACGTAGCAATACTGCTGGTATATCACAGTCCACGAATGCTAGCTGTAGTGCACAGGAAGATGAGTAGTGAGTGTTtctctgccttcctgcctgcctgtctgtctagaCGCCTGCCTTTGTGACTGACTGCCTGCCTTtgtgcctgactgcctgcctatcTGTCTAGACACCTGCATTTGTAGCTGACTGCCTGCTTGTCTGTCTAGACGCCTGCCCTTGTGGCTGACTGGCTGCCTGTCTTGTCTGGATGCCTGTCCTTGTGGCTGACTGGCTGCCTGTCTAAATGCCTGCCTTTGTGACtgactggctgcctgcctgcctgcctgtctagacACATGCTCTTGTGCCTGACTGGCTACCTGTTGGTCTAGACCCCTGCCCTTGTGGCTGACTGGctgcctgcagtgttccttcgttcttatgttcttatgttctgtctgtcctgggtgttagtcgactggtgtgtgtcgcattctggggacaaaagttgacctaatttgcccaaaatgctctgcataacaagcggctttctatatagtagtatgtcactgatgtcagctatggtctgtataccttgtacatgcatttgtagaaataaagatatattattattattttaagataaCGTGCTCTCATGTTACCACTTGCCCCATGATCAAACCCGGGTTCTGAGCTAGAAGCTATCCCGAATGAGCCACGATtatgtttctgaataaatcttATTTTTAAATACACAGTTATATTCGATGTTTATATTGTATACACAGATGCATTTTAGACACTACTGCACATATCCTCAGACTGATTTCTACTGCATCTTACAGCTAGGCtttaaataagatattacaaggaccccaaaggAAGCAAGTCACTTCGACGTTTTTTGGGGAGGTtatgctaggtaatttacacacgttactatgtatgataattgtacttatttgtacctgtatctaaatgaACTTACTTAACTGTCCTAGAATACAAGAAAACTGAGTTTTGCCTCACCAAGAGAgcatggaagaagacgagggtaAACTGCAACATCTGGAGGGTAGTGAGGTACTTCTTCCACCAGAGATAAGGACGGACGCGGGGACCCAGGGCTGCCAGCAGGTAGTACAGGTACATCACCGTGTGTACGAAGGAGTTGAGGAAACCCATCAGGGTACTGTGACCACCTGGCAAAGAACGTAACACTCCACTGTTAGGGTAACTGTAACTGAGTATGGTGAAGATTGAGCtctctattattatttttaatattattattattattgtgaaatatattttatagtgTAAGAGATACGTCTTCCCTGGAAAATTATATAGATACAAGTAGTGGACTGTATGTGGTACATaattacatatacacacatatataagcCTTCTGAGGCACTCAGGTTGTGGCCCGTGTGCCAGGAATGGCTCAAATGGAGCAGAGCTTTTAAGAGTTGAGAGCCTCATACCAGAGAGAACACCGGCCCTGAGATACCAGAGATTTAACCCTGACTTCTGCACCAGCACCTCTGCTACTCCCTATGAGCTCTGTGTGAGTGGGGAAGATAGAAGAATGTGCCCTACTTTTCACTCTGGGCATGATgcatcgtctgcccagtcttttgctttaatagggagtgatttctgtgtgcagattgtTTTATTTC contains:
- the LOC128700488 gene encoding very long chain fatty acid elongase 7-like — translated: MEDSQMKSKPPAKRTEEDALRELKSNGKWAAGITIFSYMYGDLTVASQLPPDPRQDSWLLMKSPLPTLFISLTYIAAVTWWGPLYMSKRKPVTGLKPIMIAYNAFQVVFSAYLFYQGGIGGWFGGYKLVCQKCDFSYNPGPIRMMHAGYWYLISKFIDFIDTLFFVLHKKYEHISVLHVSHHGLMPASLWFGVRYQPGGHSTLMGFLNSFVHTVMYLYYLLAALGPRVRPYLWWKKYLTTLQMLQFTLVFFHALLLAFVDCDIPAVLLRWLCGYAVMFFVLFADFYIKAYRKRSSKDKGDGLPNICYIGAPVPNGILNGELKTASGSIHNSTQESVTDDVAKRLPNLVPNGIANGLHQRVANGTANGVLKDAASGLSEGVSSQSPAYLQESVRLRSRVGQ